The following are encoded together in the Methanosarcina flavescens genome:
- the hacA gene encoding homoaconitase large subunit, with protein sequence MSEKIFSRAAGTEAKANDFVLADIDYAMAHDGTSILTVNAFKEMEMKKVWDSSRIVIPFDHIAPANNETSATLQKEIREWVREQGIPNFYEMGEGICHQVLPENGFALPGKLVVGADSHSCTYGAFGAFATGVGATDMAEIFATGKLWFKVPESLRFTVEGGLGEGVYAKDLTLYLIGKTGIDGATYKAVEFYGSAISELSISGRMTLCNMAIEMGAKTGIVPPDEKTFNFLNNRAVAPYEPVYADHDAVYAEELTYPADDIEPQVACPHQVDNVKPVGEVEGIHVDQVFIGTCTNGRLEDLEIAASILKGKKVAVRTIVIPASRTTLLAAIENGTMETLLKAGVTLATPGCGPCLGAHQGVLGEGEVCISTANRNFKGRMGKGGFIYLASPATAAASALSGEITDPRKV encoded by the coding sequence ATTAGTGAAAAAATCTTCTCCCGGGCAGCGGGAACAGAGGCAAAGGCAAATGATTTTGTCCTGGCAGATATCGATTATGCGATGGCGCACGACGGCACCTCGATACTTACAGTTAATGCTTTCAAGGAAATGGAGATGAAAAAGGTCTGGGACTCCTCAAGGATAGTAATTCCTTTCGACCACATTGCGCCTGCAAATAATGAAACGTCAGCGACACTACAAAAAGAGATCAGAGAATGGGTAAGGGAGCAGGGCATTCCGAACTTCTATGAGATGGGGGAAGGAATCTGCCATCAGGTACTTCCTGAGAACGGATTCGCACTGCCAGGGAAACTGGTTGTGGGAGCCGATTCGCATTCATGCACCTATGGGGCATTCGGGGCTTTTGCAACAGGCGTGGGAGCTACGGACATGGCTGAAATTTTCGCCACAGGCAAGCTCTGGTTTAAAGTGCCTGAGAGCCTCAGGTTCACGGTTGAAGGCGGGCTTGGAGAAGGTGTTTATGCGAAAGACCTGACTCTTTATCTGATAGGGAAGACCGGAATTGATGGTGCCACGTATAAGGCTGTAGAGTTTTACGGATCGGCTATTTCCGAACTATCGATTTCAGGCAGGATGACGCTCTGCAACATGGCAATTGAAATGGGAGCAAAAACCGGGATTGTTCCGCCGGACGAGAAAACCTTCAATTTCCTGAATAATCGGGCAGTTGCTCCCTATGAGCCGGTTTATGCCGACCATGACGCAGTCTATGCAGAAGAATTAACTTACCCTGCTGATGATATCGAGCCTCAGGTCGCCTGCCCGCACCAGGTAGACAATGTAAAGCCTGTGGGAGAGGTCGAAGGTATCCATGTAGACCAGGTATTTATAGGGACATGCACAAACGGGAGACTTGAGGATCTTGAGATCGCAGCCTCAATCCTTAAGGGGAAAAAGGTTGCGGTCAGGACTATTGTAATTCCTGCATCCCGCACAACTCTCCTTGCAGCAATTGAAAACGGGACAATGGAGACTTTGCTCAAAGCAGGCGTCACGCTTGCAACCCCTGGCTGCGGACCCTGCCTTGGTGCTCACCAAGGAGTGCTTGGAGAAGGCGAGGTTTGTATCTCAACTGCAAACCGGAATTTCAAAGGCAGGATGGGAAAAGGCGGCTTTATCTACCTTGCGTCTCCTGCAACCGCAGCAGCCTCGGCACTATCAGGTGAAATCACTGACCCCAGGAAAGTTTGA
- a CDS encoding 2-oxoacid:ferredoxin oxidoreductase subunit beta: MPTSEDYEGQVPAWCPGCGNFQILSTIKQALVELGIEPWQVLVVSGIGQAGKLPHYIKCHTFNGLHGRTLPVATAAKLANHSLHVIAVAGDGDCYGEGGNHFLHAIRRNPNISLFVHNNQIYGLTKGQASPTTAEGTYTTIQPYGVLQEPMNPLAMAISQNCSFVARGFAGDQEYLKELMKAAITHRGFALLDILQPCVTFNKINTFKWYRDRVYRLGDDYDPSDRIKAFEKSLEWGDKIPNGIFYKYKRDIFEDRVPAIQEKPLVRQKFSLEETKHEIEKFY, translated from the coding sequence ATGCCTACCTCTGAAGATTATGAAGGTCAGGTTCCGGCCTGGTGCCCCGGATGTGGGAATTTTCAAATTCTTTCGACTATCAAACAGGCACTTGTAGAACTTGGAATTGAGCCCTGGCAGGTCCTTGTTGTTTCGGGGATAGGGCAGGCTGGAAAACTGCCCCATTATATCAAGTGTCATACATTCAACGGGCTGCACGGAAGAACCCTGCCTGTAGCTACGGCTGCAAAACTTGCCAACCATTCCCTTCACGTGATTGCAGTTGCTGGAGATGGCGATTGTTATGGGGAGGGAGGAAACCATTTTCTCCATGCAATTCGACGGAACCCGAATATTTCGCTGTTCGTGCATAATAACCAGATATATGGACTGACCAAGGGGCAGGCATCTCCCACTACAGCCGAGGGAACATACACAACAATTCAGCCTTACGGCGTACTCCAGGAGCCGATGAATCCACTTGCCATGGCAATTTCTCAGAACTGCAGTTTTGTAGCCAGAGGTTTTGCAGGAGACCAGGAATATCTTAAAGAGCTTATGAAAGCTGCAATAACACACAGAGGCTTTGCTCTGCTTGACATTCTTCAACCCTGTGTTACTTTTAACAAGATAAATACCTTCAAGTGGTATCGGGATAGAGTTTACAGGCTAGGAGACGACTATGACCCTTCGGACCGTATTAAAGCATTCGAAAAGTCCCTGGAGTGGGGAGATAAGATTCCTAATGGGATTTTTTACAAATACAAGAGGGACATCTTTGAGGATAGAGTGCCGGCAATTCAGGAAAAGCCACTTGTAAGACAGAAATTTTCTCTTGAAGAAACAAAGCACGAGATTGAGAAATTTTATTAA
- the hdrA gene encoding ferredoxin:CoB-CoM heterodisulfide reductase subunit HdrA, producing the protein MNSALDKAAVFICHCSGNISEHIEINSIKKTLKAEGIPVFDYEYLCSREGQTLIKNKISERNLDRIVIGSCTPSKHGTLFKKCIQEAGLNRAMLEIANLREHCAWVHPDKAKATEKALSLLRGKLKRLEKLEPLEEIKVNIVPQVLVIGGGIAGITAAVNLADNGIPTYLVEKDSSIGGNMAKIGKVFSPDKLAEECAMCSLSPLMNEVVANPKITLLTLTEVERLNGSAGNFTVRLRKKPRYVRDNCTGCGRCSRMCPVLVENEFNCGHMDKKAISLRFSQSVPKTYCIDPDQCLQLNGETCGKCEEACKSGAIDFSQKEEIIELNVGAVVVATGFEEYDASQKPQYGYGIFKNVMTQMELARMLGINGPTKGALLRPSDFSVYPDTVSSTGICGNESSSENSSDENSGTPKRIVMIQCVGSRDEKEGGNRYCSRYCCMAALKHSNLIMKKYPGTEITICYVDLRALGFYENYYRAVQDMGIRFVRGRPAEIVEKQDKSLVVKLEDTLSQQVKELPADLVVLSAAMVPSKGTRKIASILNISQDESGFIKERHSKLRPVDSSLDGIFVCGTAQSPKDITDTISQAGLAAVRGRAFIADSPKTLINEIPIINPLLCTQCKECLRCPFEAFSINESGKVTVDPLACTGCGYCTGLCQSGAIQIAGFTKSQLKAEIEGVISQGDLLGFVNSGIASLTCDNIGNNALNYPSNVKLIKVPTNLVVDKDLLLHAFKCGASAVLFIEDPPDSPKAEIIYPLTVSHFEKMKEEIRDSGNRVYFKKAYVPDTKGLAGTFTSLAREGEEMIQ; encoded by the coding sequence ATGAACTCTGCCCTGGACAAAGCCGCTGTATTTATCTGCCATTGCAGTGGGAATATTTCCGAACATATCGAAATTAATTCTATTAAGAAAACTCTTAAGGCAGAAGGGATCCCGGTCTTCGATTACGAGTATCTCTGTTCGAGAGAGGGACAGACCCTTATCAAAAATAAAATTTCTGAAAGGAACCTTGACCGGATAGTAATTGGTTCGTGTACTCCTTCAAAACACGGCACACTGTTTAAAAAATGCATTCAGGAGGCAGGTTTGAACCGTGCAATGCTCGAAATTGCAAACCTCAGGGAGCACTGTGCCTGGGTACATCCGGATAAAGCCAAAGCCACTGAAAAAGCTCTCTCACTTCTTCGAGGAAAACTCAAACGCCTGGAAAAACTTGAGCCCCTTGAAGAAATAAAAGTAAATATTGTCCCGCAGGTCCTTGTCATCGGCGGAGGGATTGCAGGGATAACCGCAGCAGTGAACCTCGCAGACAATGGAATTCCCACCTATCTTGTTGAGAAGGATTCCAGTATCGGTGGGAATATGGCAAAAATAGGCAAGGTCTTTTCTCCTGACAAGCTTGCAGAAGAGTGCGCAATGTGCTCCTTAAGCCCGTTGATGAATGAGGTAGTGGCTAACCCTAAAATAACTCTCCTGACCTTGACTGAAGTAGAACGCTTAAACGGAAGTGCTGGCAACTTTACAGTCAGGTTAAGGAAAAAACCCAGATATGTTCGTGACAACTGTACGGGCTGTGGGCGGTGCAGTCGGATGTGTCCTGTTCTGGTTGAAAATGAGTTCAACTGCGGGCATATGGACAAAAAAGCAATTTCCCTGCGTTTTTCACAATCCGTCCCAAAGACTTACTGCATAGACCCAGATCAATGTCTGCAGTTAAATGGCGAAACGTGTGGAAAATGTGAGGAAGCCTGCAAATCCGGAGCAATCGATTTTTCGCAAAAAGAAGAGATTATTGAGCTCAATGTTGGTGCAGTTGTTGTTGCTACAGGATTTGAAGAGTATGACGCATCCCAGAAACCCCAGTACGGATATGGGATTTTCAAAAACGTAATGACCCAGATGGAACTTGCCAGAATGCTTGGGATTAATGGTCCTACAAAAGGGGCACTGCTCAGACCTTCGGATTTCAGCGTTTACCCTGATACTGTCAGTTCAACAGGCATCTGTGGGAACGAAAGTTCATCTGAGAATTCTTCTGATGAGAACTCAGGAACTCCGAAAAGGATAGTTATGATCCAGTGCGTGGGCTCAAGGGACGAAAAAGAAGGTGGTAACCGCTACTGCTCCAGATACTGCTGCATGGCAGCTCTGAAGCACTCCAACCTTATAATGAAAAAATATCCGGGTACTGAGATCACGATTTGCTATGTTGATTTGCGGGCGCTCGGCTTTTACGAGAACTACTATAGGGCAGTTCAGGATATGGGTATCAGATTTGTAAGGGGAAGACCAGCGGAAATTGTGGAAAAACAGGATAAGAGCCTTGTAGTTAAACTTGAAGATACCTTATCCCAGCAAGTAAAAGAACTTCCCGCCGACCTCGTTGTACTATCTGCAGCTATGGTTCCTTCTAAGGGAACCAGAAAAATTGCCAGTATACTGAATATCAGCCAGGATGAAAGCGGTTTTATCAAGGAAAGGCATTCAAAACTGAGACCTGTAGACAGCTCACTTGATGGGATCTTTGTCTGCGGCACTGCCCAGAGCCCCAAGGATATTACAGATACGATTTCCCAGGCAGGGCTTGCGGCGGTAAGGGGAAGGGCATTTATTGCAGACAGTCCAAAAACCTTGATTAATGAAATTCCGATTATCAATCCGCTTTTATGTACTCAGTGTAAGGAATGCCTCAGATGTCCGTTCGAGGCTTTTTCCATAAATGAGAGTGGAAAGGTTACTGTAGACCCGCTTGCCTGTACGGGATGCGGTTACTGTACAGGGCTCTGTCAGAGTGGAGCTATCCAGATTGCAGGTTTTACAAAAAGCCAGCTAAAAGCCGAAATTGAGGGCGTGATCAGTCAAGGAGACCTACTAGGCTTTGTAAACAGTGGGATTGCATCTTTGACCTGTGACAATATCGGAAATAATGCATTGAACTATCCTTCAAATGTCAAGTTAATTAAGGTACCAACAAACCTTGTAGTTGACAAAGACCTGCTGCTTCACGCCTTCAAATGCGGGGCATCGGCTGTCCTGTTTATTGAGGATCCTCCAGACAGCCCGAAAGCCGAGATTATATATCCTTTAACTGTCAGCCATTTCGAGAAAATGAAAGAAGAAATTAGAGATTCAGGAAATCGAGTCTATTTCAAGAAAGCTTATGTTCCAGATACAAAAGGGTTAGCAGGCACTTTTACCAGCCTTGCCCGGGAAGGGGAGGAGATGATACAATGA
- a CDS encoding flagellin → MKGISSIFKKGEIAFTALESAIVMTAFLVIAVVFSYVIVGAEHSTFETVTTNEVVERSGPSIELAGSVIAKASDSKVNNIILTLQLAKDQPPVNMGVDSSQGLMIISYLDRVTYVASTNWTKNFVGENDGDELLEQYEKVEINITAPANSTLQSTEAGDVVNSEFRLEIKPETGEVIPVSSTIPAQIDTVMSLKHTSMD, encoded by the coding sequence ATGAAAGGAATTTCCAGTATTTTTAAGAAAGGCGAAATAGCCTTCACTGCACTTGAATCTGCAATAGTAATGACTGCTTTTTTAGTGATTGCAGTAGTGTTCTCTTATGTGATTGTCGGGGCAGAGCACTCTACTTTTGAAACAGTTACAACTAATGAGGTTGTAGAACGGTCAGGTCCTTCCATTGAACTTGCGGGAAGCGTGATAGCAAAAGCGAGCGACAGTAAAGTAAACAATATTATCCTTACGCTTCAACTCGCGAAAGACCAGCCACCGGTAAATATGGGAGTTGATAGCAGTCAAGGACTGATGATCATATCCTATTTAGACCGTGTCACTTATGTAGCAAGTACAAACTGGACCAAGAATTTTGTAGGAGAGAATGATGGAGATGAACTGCTGGAGCAATACGAGAAAGTAGAGATCAACATTACTGCACCAGCTAACTCAACATTGCAGAGCACGGAAGCAGGGGATGTAGTTAACAGTGAATTCAGGCTTGAGATAAAACCAGAGACAGGTGAAGTCATACCTGTGTCAAGCACTATACCTGCCCAGATCGACACAGTTATGAGCCTGAAGCACACCTCAATGGATTAA
- a CDS encoding 2-oxoacid:acceptor oxidoreductase subunit alpha, with translation MGVKFLEYTLRIGGEAGQGLQTIGGALAKVFSRIGYHVFSHQDYMSRIRGGHNFYQIRFSDQKVTASREMLDILLALDLNTIETHRKSVKDGGFILYDSEIAKKKFEEPEFIDIPFRKIALDVGKHSVMANTVATGAALGLLDLGLEALKQILRETFSRKGEEVVQSNIACAEAGYKYALNNCPRCEAFGIREPENKKLMLITGLQAISMGAIMSGCKFYSAYPMSPSTGIMEYLASRAEEYNLVVEQAEDEIAAINMAIGASFAGVRAMTGTSGGGFALMVEGLALAGMTETPLVIAEMQRPGPATGLPTRTEQGDLLFILHAGHGEFPRVIFEPGTPKQALYLTNRAFELAEKYQIPVFIQSDQYLAESEWTFDSLDSEKLIYNDYRMREEDLKGVEKYERYKYSSTGISLLAIPGEAGKHLVVADSDEHDEEGHIIEDSETRIKMVQKRLLNKLPFIKNEIEAPFLYGDPSPKIVLVGHGSTYGVIKEVVDTIPKEKKVAMLHFSQIYPLSERDRFDYIELLKDADLTICIENNATGQFAKLIRAETGFEFSHQISKYDGRPFTIENLKEELHAYL, from the coding sequence TTGGGGGTTAAGTTTCTGGAATATACGCTTCGAATAGGAGGAGAAGCCGGACAGGGGCTACAGACAATAGGAGGAGCTCTTGCAAAGGTCTTTTCGCGAATAGGATACCATGTGTTTTCACACCAGGACTACATGTCCAGGATACGAGGGGGGCATAACTTTTACCAGATCCGGTTTTCCGACCAGAAAGTAACGGCTTCCAGAGAGATGCTTGACATTCTTCTCGCTCTTGACCTGAACACTATTGAGACTCACAGGAAGAGTGTGAAAGACGGAGGATTTATTCTCTATGATTCCGAAATTGCGAAAAAGAAGTTTGAAGAGCCGGAATTCATAGACATTCCTTTCCGAAAGATAGCACTGGATGTCGGAAAACATAGCGTTATGGCAAACACCGTAGCAACCGGGGCAGCTCTTGGGCTGCTTGATCTGGGGCTGGAGGCACTTAAACAGATCCTGAGAGAAACTTTCAGCAGAAAAGGAGAAGAAGTAGTCCAGAGTAACATAGCCTGTGCAGAGGCAGGATACAAATATGCTCTTAACAATTGCCCCAGGTGCGAAGCTTTCGGAATCCGTGAGCCCGAAAACAAAAAGCTCATGCTTATAACCGGACTACAGGCAATCTCGATGGGAGCAATTATGTCAGGATGCAAGTTCTACTCAGCGTATCCTATGTCGCCTTCAACAGGAATTATGGAGTACCTGGCTTCCAGAGCAGAGGAGTATAATCTTGTTGTTGAGCAGGCTGAAGACGAAATTGCAGCTATTAATATGGCAATAGGAGCTTCTTTTGCAGGTGTAAGGGCTATGACCGGAACGTCCGGAGGAGGATTCGCTCTCATGGTAGAGGGTCTTGCCCTTGCAGGAATGACCGAAACTCCTCTTGTGATTGCGGAAATGCAGCGCCCTGGACCGGCTACGGGTCTTCCCACACGCACCGAGCAGGGAGATTTACTTTTTATTCTTCACGCAGGTCATGGGGAATTTCCAAGAGTGATTTTTGAACCAGGAACTCCTAAACAGGCTCTTTACCTGACTAATAGAGCTTTCGAACTTGCTGAAAAGTACCAGATCCCTGTGTTCATCCAGTCTGACCAGTATCTTGCAGAATCCGAATGGACCTTTGATAGCCTTGATTCAGAAAAACTGATCTATAACGATTACCGGATGAGGGAAGAGGATCTTAAAGGCGTTGAGAAGTATGAACGCTACAAATATTCCAGTACAGGAATTTCTCTGCTTGCGATTCCCGGAGAAGCAGGAAAACACCTCGTCGTGGCGGATAGTGATGAGCATGACGAGGAAGGGCATATTATAGAGGATTCCGAGACCCGCATCAAAATGGTTCAGAAAAGGCTTCTGAATAAACTGCCATTTATAAAAAATGAAATCGAAGCTCCTTTTTTATATGGAGATCCCTCCCCGAAAATAGTGCTTGTAGGACACGGATCTACCTACGGCGTGATAAAAGAGGTAGTTGATACCATTCCCAAGGAAAAGAAAGTTGCAATGCTGCACTTCAGCCAGATCTACCCTCTTTCCGAACGGGACAGGTTCGATTATATTGAACTTCTTAAAGACGCAGACCTTACAATTTGCATAGAAAACAACGCCACCGGGCAGTTTGCAAAACTTATAAGGGCAGAAACCGGATTTGAATTCTCCCATCAGATCAGCAAATACGATGGGAGACCTTTTACAATTGAAAACCTGAAGGAGGAATTGCATGCCTACCTCTGA
- a CDS encoding metal-dependent hydrolase, whose amino-acid sequence MLGKDHVSITLGTIFPFTIPLIFSEYSQPMYGFCVLIAAIIGSLAPDADSDGKSKLYYNFKIIYDIMVPLHKLIVFSFSFFNLKEKMNLEHIVEEQHRGVMHSPMGVFISSFVLTLLAITVGYLIFREINATLIGFLFLGLIFG is encoded by the coding sequence ATGTTAGGGAAAGATCATGTTTCAATAACACTTGGAACAATATTTCCATTTACGATTCCACTAATATTTTCAGAGTATTCACAGCCGATGTATGGATTCTGTGTACTCATAGCCGCTATCATAGGCTCGCTTGCACCTGATGCAGACAGTGATGGAAAGTCCAAGTTATACTATAATTTCAAAATCATTTATGATATCATGGTTCCTCTCCATAAGCTGATAGTTTTTTCTTTCAGCTTCTTCAATCTTAAAGAGAAAATGAACCTTGAACACATAGTAGAGGAGCAGCATAGAGGCGTAATGCATTCTCCGATGGGGGTATTCATAAGTTCTTTTGTACTCACTTTATTGGCAATAACAGTTGGCTATCTCATTTTCCGTGAAATAAATGCCACTCTTATAGGTTTCTTATTTTTAGGTTTGATATTTGGTTAA
- a CDS encoding right-handed parallel beta-helix repeat-containing protein: MKKLKNLTIIFALTLFYLALSSPAALAANIVIDKQPGPVEPGIFHTPNYANDAACIQAALDYSKSGDTITIREGNYYITKGIFQKDKNLNIIGEGNVTFYIQTSEKEINEIYFGGSLVTSNTLYTDARKGSSQVTLTDAYQVRPNDLIKIWKNVQWCPLDYPDNYPGQMTGEIYAVKSVNENVVTLNEPLLRDYNLSDTVQVEVYRPVQVNIKNIRLEDTGATMSHHGLVMQYCKDSSVTNSWFNNSGFGAICLYSCFNVDISNNEIYNSLLPGSGYGVNVASGSALVNIENNHIENCRHAITANSAELKSLNRDIFITDNTLIGAKITGSNVIDAHANTINFVVTGNRIYPQITPETLHYCKLYDYRYIQELPYYFAFSDGTQHSVFSDNEVFGGFGGIFKRGAVNDGVHIYENNRFNGILGNMYEGGNGTDSKLIIRNNIQNSGMHGVIFPFEGSFRDILISGNTFSNLSHQGIYQKFLIDGVNLEISDNTFENIKQDGIYIDGNSFTNSVVKIQNNNLINVSSSNSPSGITIKNIQNPEVTKNNAEGSSTGHGTAHVEPPGESILQTFFSSIMEFYENLKIKVYMLFSAGDLLINI, from the coding sequence GTGAAAAAATTAAAGAACTTAACGATAATATTTGCCCTTACTCTTTTTTATCTTGCATTAAGTAGCCCTGCAGCTCTGGCGGCAAATATCGTGATTGATAAACAGCCCGGACCAGTTGAGCCCGGTATTTTTCATACACCCAATTATGCAAACGATGCAGCCTGTATTCAGGCAGCACTGGACTACTCAAAAAGCGGAGATACGATAACTATTCGCGAAGGGAATTACTACATCACAAAAGGAATATTTCAAAAAGATAAAAATCTGAATATAATCGGAGAAGGAAATGTAACTTTTTACATTCAGACTTCTGAGAAAGAAATTAACGAGATTTATTTCGGCGGGTCACTTGTCACAAGCAATACTCTATATACCGACGCTAGAAAAGGTTCATCTCAGGTGACTTTAACTGATGCTTATCAGGTCCGCCCTAATGACCTGATTAAGATCTGGAAAAACGTTCAGTGGTGTCCTTTAGATTATCCTGATAATTATCCTGGTCAAATGACAGGTGAAATATACGCTGTTAAAAGTGTAAATGAAAATGTCGTCACTTTAAATGAACCACTTCTTAGAGACTATAACCTATCCGATACGGTACAGGTAGAAGTATATAGACCTGTACAAGTAAATATAAAGAATATAAGGTTGGAAGACACTGGTGCGACGATGTCTCACCATGGACTAGTAATGCAATATTGCAAGGACAGTTCTGTTACTAATTCTTGGTTCAATAACAGTGGATTTGGTGCGATTTGTCTGTATTCCTGTTTTAACGTGGATATTAGCAATAACGAAATTTACAATTCACTTCTTCCCGGAAGTGGATATGGTGTGAATGTAGCCAGCGGTTCTGCTCTTGTTAATATCGAAAATAATCACATAGAGAATTGCAGGCATGCTATAACAGCTAATTCAGCTGAACTCAAATCTTTAAATCGAGATATCTTTATTACCGATAACACTTTGATTGGGGCAAAAATCACTGGTTCAAATGTTATTGATGCTCATGCTAATACTATTAATTTCGTAGTAACTGGAAATAGGATATACCCGCAAATAACACCTGAAACCCTGCACTACTGCAAACTTTATGATTACAGGTACATACAGGAGCTTCCATACTATTTTGCATTCTCAGATGGTACACAACACTCTGTCTTTTCCGATAATGAAGTTTTTGGCGGATTTGGAGGAATATTCAAACGTGGTGCTGTAAATGATGGTGTACATATTTATGAAAATAACAGATTTAATGGTATATTAGGTAATATGTACGAGGGAGGAAATGGAACCGACAGCAAGCTTATAATCAGAAATAATATTCAAAACAGTGGAATGCATGGAGTTATTTTTCCTTTTGAAGGAAGTTTCAGGGATATACTGATAAGTGGGAACACTTTTAGTAATCTTTCTCATCAAGGAATATATCAGAAATTTTTAATAGATGGAGTAAACTTAGAAATTTCTGATAATACTTTTGAGAACATAAAGCAAGATGGAATATATATAGATGGGAATTCTTTCACAAATAGCGTTGTGAAAATACAAAACAATAACTTAATAAATGTGAGTTCATCTAATTCCCCCTCCGGAATCACAATCAAAAACATTCAAAACCCAGAAGTTACTAAAAATAATGCAGAAGGCAGCAGTACCGGTCACGGTACTGCTCATGTAGAACCACCCGGAGAGTCTATATTACAGACTTTTTTCTCATCAATAATGGAATTTTATGAAAATTTGAAAATCAAGGTCTATATGCTATTTTCTGCTGGGGACTTATTGATAAATATATGA
- the hdrB gene encoding ferredoxin:CoB-CoM heterodisulfide reductase subunit HdrB, translating into MKAIENIPDSQLLLFKSCMVGQEYPGVETSTCYVFDRLGVGYSINDEQSCCTGIGHYTDIFEGLTTTAIAARNFAVARRCGYPNITCLCSTCYAINKEACEVLNTNTEIREKVNSIFREHGLENLVYEKDDMNPRTNFYHAVEILLSKVNEIKKQKKFDFSGTKAAAHHACHYYKVKYLDVLGNSENPQLIDTIASACGAESVRWYEDRTLTCGMGFSQLHLNKDTSLQVTKTKLDSLQKAGVELMIHMCPNCHIQYDRYQPVIEEEFDVKYDMVHMNIAQFVALSMGADPYKVCGFQTHSVPLEEFLEKHGII; encoded by the coding sequence TTGAAAGCGATAGAGAATATCCCGGACAGCCAGCTTTTACTATTTAAAAGCTGCATGGTCGGGCAGGAGTATCCAGGAGTGGAGACCTCAACCTGTTACGTGTTTGACAGGCTTGGAGTAGGTTACAGTATTAACGATGAGCAGTCCTGCTGCACAGGAATAGGACATTATACTGACATCTTTGAGGGACTGACAACAACAGCCATTGCAGCCCGGAACTTCGCAGTCGCAAGAAGATGCGGCTATCCCAATATAACCTGCCTCTGTTCAACCTGTTATGCCATAAACAAGGAGGCATGTGAAGTTCTTAACACCAATACCGAGATACGGGAGAAAGTTAACTCTATCTTCAGGGAACATGGCCTTGAAAATCTTGTTTACGAAAAAGACGATATGAACCCGAGGACAAACTTCTACCATGCAGTAGAGATTCTCTTAAGCAAAGTCAACGAAATCAAGAAGCAGAAGAAATTCGACTTCTCAGGGACCAAAGCTGCAGCCCACCATGCCTGCCATTACTATAAAGTTAAGTATCTCGATGTCCTCGGAAACTCTGAGAATCCCCAGTTAATAGATACCATAGCTTCAGCCTGCGGAGCCGAGTCTGTGCGCTGGTATGAAGACCGCACTCTTACTTGCGGGATGGGTTTTTCCCAGCTCCACCTCAACAAAGACACCTCGCTTCAGGTGACAAAGACAAAACTCGATAGCCTCCAGAAAGCAGGTGTGGAACTTATGATTCATATGTGCCCGAACTGCCATATCCAGTATGACCGCTACCAGCCTGTTATTGAGGAAGAGTTTGACGTAAAGTATGATATGGTTCACATGAATATTGCCCAGTTCGTAGCTCTTTCAATGGGTGCTGACCCCTACAAAGTATGCGGCTTCCAGACTCATTCAGTGCCTCTTGAGGAATTCCTGGAAAAACACGGGATAATCTGA
- the hdrC gene encoding ferredoxin:CoB-CoM heterodisulfide reductase subunit HdrC — translation MIPYVNEYDTPECNTLAETAKKSVRTPASLGLDRCIQCGACTASCPAARFTDYNPRQIVKKVLENDRSVLESEMIWSCFYCYSCNLRCPRNNSPVTIVQVLRQMAINHGIGVEKLVYFLEIGEYLAEKGASKVPGAGIKNMERDLGERWIRIKKNLESTRVELGLSSRDVRNTHGEVQAILEATGYFEREKWFKAKIQEKRSHQLLKNKCIKKENKSGDFGFESDREYPGQPAFTI, via the coding sequence ATGATTCCATATGTAAACGAGTATGATACACCGGAATGTAATACCCTAGCAGAAACCGCAAAGAAGAGCGTCCGGACACCTGCCTCTCTGGGGCTTGACCGCTGTATTCAATGCGGAGCCTGCACGGCTTCCTGTCCTGCAGCTCGATTTACCGACTACAATCCGCGTCAGATTGTGAAAAAGGTGCTGGAAAACGACCGGAGTGTGCTTGAGTCCGAAATGATCTGGTCCTGCTTCTATTGCTATTCCTGCAACCTGCGCTGTCCCAGAAATAACAGCCCTGTAACAATTGTGCAGGTGCTGAGGCAGATGGCTATTAACCATGGTATAGGAGTTGAAAAGCTTGTCTATTTCCTTGAGATAGGAGAATATCTTGCAGAAAAAGGAGCCAGCAAAGTACCAGGCGCCGGAATTAAGAATATGGAAAGAGATCTGGGAGAGCGCTGGATAAGGATTAAAAAGAATCTTGAATCAACCCGTGTTGAACTGGGGCTCAGTTCCAGGGATGTAAGGAATACCCATGGAGAAGTTCAGGCTATTCTTGAGGCTACAGGATATTTTGAAAGGGAAAAATGGTTCAAAGCAAAAATACAGGAAAAACGTTCGCATCAGCTCCTGAAGAATAAGTGCATCAAAAAGGAAAATAAAAGCGGAGACTTCGGCTTTGAAAGCGATAGAGAATATCCCGGACAGCCAGCTTTTACTATTTAA